The following coding sequences lie in one Spirosoma sp. KUDC1026 genomic window:
- a CDS encoding AAA family ATPase yields the protein MYIRKVNIENIRSIDRFQMAFPEGKEAGWHVLIGDNGAGKSTIIRSAALAMLDVADVNAARQNWNDWLQTGQRIGNIDVVVVPDSRYDSTTGPVQNRITFEGKLVRDEEGNILIPDSQASLLEIIFRGRKVYGKQIEASPMTMAPVYTDVAPAPAPNPSQSIETKLGVWFSVAYGPFRRFTGGNADKDSLFISNPHLGAHLSAFGEDVALTEALTYLEVLYIRSLELFINGKVQDQTFDQLKQFINQADLLPHGAVLEDISLSAGMLFRDGNGFLVDAIQMSDGYRSVLSMTIELIRQLIRSYGPDLVFANVRNGGKTIDLPGVVLIDEIDAHLHPTWQTRIGQWFTKYFPNLQFIVTTHSPLVCRAAEKGSIWRLAAPGSDQVSGEVTGVERDRLVFGNVLDAYGTEVFGQNVERSEHSKNKLQQLAHLSQLNAYGQISDDQKKELQELRKILITDDTTEF from the coding sequence ATGTACATCCGTAAAGTAAATATAGAAAATATCCGCTCAATAGATCGGTTTCAAATGGCCTTCCCGGAAGGCAAAGAAGCTGGCTGGCACGTACTCATTGGGGATAATGGAGCTGGTAAATCAACGATCATCCGGTCAGCAGCGTTGGCGATGCTTGATGTAGCAGATGTAAATGCCGCTCGGCAAAATTGGAATGATTGGTTGCAAACGGGGCAGCGTATTGGAAACATCGATGTAGTGGTGGTGCCCGATAGCCGCTATGATTCAACAACTGGGCCAGTACAGAATCGGATTACGTTTGAGGGGAAGCTTGTTCGTGATGAAGAAGGTAATATCCTTATACCCGATAGCCAGGCATCTTTACTTGAAATAATTTTCAGAGGCAGAAAAGTATACGGTAAACAAATAGAGGCTAGTCCTATGACAATGGCACCAGTATATACGGACGTAGCACCTGCACCTGCACCTAATCCTTCTCAATCAATAGAAACCAAACTGGGTGTTTGGTTTTCGGTAGCGTACGGACCGTTTCGTCGTTTTACGGGTGGCAACGCAGATAAAGATTCGTTGTTCATAAGTAATCCTCATTTGGGGGCTCATTTATCAGCTTTCGGCGAAGACGTAGCGTTAACAGAAGCATTGACTTACCTGGAAGTATTATATATACGTAGTCTTGAATTATTCATTAATGGTAAAGTTCAAGATCAGACCTTTGACCAATTGAAGCAGTTCATTAATCAAGCTGATCTTTTGCCTCACGGAGCTGTATTAGAGGATATTAGCTTGAGTGCTGGTATGCTGTTTCGGGATGGTAACGGTTTTCTGGTTGATGCTATTCAGATGTCAGACGGTTATCGTTCCGTACTGAGCATGACAATCGAACTCATCCGCCAGCTGATTCGTAGTTATGGCCCGGACTTGGTTTTTGCGAATGTTCGAAACGGCGGTAAAACAATAGATCTCCCCGGTGTTGTACTGATTGATGAAATAGATGCTCATCTGCACCCCACCTGGCAAACACGTATTGGACAGTGGTTTACGAAGTATTTTCCCAACCTGCAATTTATCGTTACTACGCATAGCCCGCTGGTATGCCGGGCCGCCGAGAAAGGGTCGATCTGGCGACTGGCAGCACCGGGTAGTGATCAGGTCTCTGGCGAGGTAACAGGAGTTGAACGCGATCGACTCGTTTTCGGAAACGTATTGGATGCCTACGGAACAGAAGTGTTCGGGCAGAACGTCGAGCGCTCCGAACACTCGAAAAACAAACTGCAACAACTAGCTCATTTAAGCCAGTTAAACGCCTACGGCCAAATCTCGGATGACCAGAAAAAAGAACTGCAGGAATTACGTAAAATTCTGATTACGGATGATACGACTGAATTCTGA
- a CDS encoding HNH endonuclease, producing MIRLNSEELSKSAAAHLLSVQARINDGADFDQKAERAQTAWDSKSSSDVKKAAFGEIKGKLIAMCVGVEICNYCENNEATDVEHIYPKSFFPERAFRWENYLLACKTCNSGHKLDKFAVFSPAGTDTSVDLIRDTAPATDDGVMIDPRAEDPLQFFWLDIQNKTFILDPRLKLDPRDKRRAEYTLKLLGLNDRDTLVEARKTAAKYYLDRLERYVKARDAATVDELETVVQDPDFINEAQTLEAEKQRICQQIIVDIQTYAHPTVWHELKRQRGNLPKTNSLLNRAPEALNW from the coding sequence ATGATACGACTGAATTCTGAAGAATTATCTAAGTCGGCTGCGGCTCATCTGCTTTCTGTTCAGGCACGTATAAATGATGGAGCTGACTTCGATCAGAAAGCAGAACGCGCCCAAACTGCCTGGGATAGCAAAAGTAGCTCGGACGTAAAAAAAGCGGCTTTCGGTGAGATCAAAGGAAAGCTGATTGCTATGTGCGTCGGCGTCGAGATTTGTAATTACTGCGAAAATAACGAAGCCACCGATGTTGAACATATTTACCCCAAAAGCTTCTTTCCGGAGCGGGCCTTTCGCTGGGAGAACTATCTATTAGCTTGCAAGACCTGCAATAGTGGTCACAAACTCGATAAGTTTGCCGTGTTTTCTCCAGCAGGCACTGATACGTCAGTCGATTTAATTCGGGACACTGCGCCTGCTACCGACGATGGTGTCATGATTGATCCTCGTGCGGAAGATCCGCTACAGTTTTTCTGGCTGGACATTCAGAACAAAACTTTTATTCTTGACCCACGATTAAAACTTGATCCACGCGATAAACGCAGGGCCGAATATACGCTAAAACTTCTTGGTCTTAACGACCGCGATACGCTCGTAGAAGCTCGAAAGACAGCGGCAAAATATTACCTCGATCGGCTGGAACGTTATGTAAAGGCTCGCGATGCGGCAACAGTCGACGAGTTGGAAACTGTCGTTCAGGATCCTGACTTCATTAACGAAGCGCAAACGCTGGAGGCCGAGAAACAGCGCATTTGTCAGCAAATTATCGTAGATATTCAGACGTATGCTCACCCAACAGTCTGGCACGAATTAAAGCGGCAACGGGGTAACCTGCCTAAAACGAATAGTCTATTGAACCGTGCTCCAGAAGCACTAAACTGGTAA
- a CDS encoding S8 family serine peptidase, which translates to MAPDRFTAFSNMAGSRTRWLWLLLVTLLCYGHRSTGQSTQKYLVLLRDKANSPYSVDRPEQFLSQRSVLRRQKQNIMVKERDLPVNPAYVTQLRQAGATVWYSSRWLNAVLLEATTPVITRIQSLPFVQGLELGQALASARVDIPIRNEALAITSVVSQPLDTSLAYGVSQTQLAQLGADVMHQRGYHGEGMLIGVLDAGFRNANTVRYLKPLFDEKRVVATYDFVTRDTSVYEDDAHGVEVLSTMAATADGTLYGTAYKASYVLLRTEDAATEKPIEEANWLIGAEYADSAGVDIINSSLGYFSFDPPYPSHIYTDLTGTKTLISRAAQWAAEAGIVVVNSAGNEGNNAWRYIIAPADAPDVLAIGGVTSAGTQASFSSIGPSADGRVKPDLAALGSSVVVGLPDGRISYGSGTSFASPLVAGLVAGFWQAHPRLTAVQVREALRRSGSQYATPDNRLGYGIPNFERASVLSDALTPLVLYPNPFSNAIPLSVQWDKLGNTTLDAMLTDLTGRVLWRNQYPVNGIATFVLPNLNLAAGVYLMQLIAGDQRRTVKVVKQ; encoded by the coding sequence ATGGCACCCGACAGATTTACCGCATTCAGCAATATGGCCGGGAGTAGAACCCGCTGGCTCTGGCTACTCCTGGTCACGCTGCTTTGCTACGGGCATCGTAGTACTGGCCAGTCCACTCAGAAATACCTAGTGCTGCTACGTGATAAAGCGAACTCCCCCTACTCGGTAGACCGGCCGGAGCAGTTTCTGTCGCAGCGGTCTGTCCTACGACGGCAGAAGCAGAACATTATGGTGAAGGAGCGCGATTTACCCGTTAATCCAGCCTATGTCACCCAGCTTCGGCAGGCAGGCGCTACGGTCTGGTACAGCTCCCGCTGGTTGAACGCCGTACTGCTCGAAGCAACCACGCCGGTCATCACCCGGATACAGTCGCTGCCCTTCGTGCAGGGGCTGGAGCTTGGCCAGGCATTGGCCAGTGCCCGCGTGGACATTCCAATACGGAACGAAGCCTTAGCTATAACTTCCGTCGTTTCGCAACCGCTCGATACGTCGCTGGCGTACGGAGTCTCTCAAACTCAGCTTGCTCAGCTTGGCGCCGACGTAATGCACCAACGGGGCTATCACGGCGAAGGTATGCTGATCGGTGTACTGGATGCGGGCTTCCGGAACGCGAATACCGTAAGGTATTTGAAACCGCTCTTTGACGAAAAACGAGTGGTAGCGACGTATGACTTTGTTACGCGCGATACCAGCGTTTACGAAGATGATGCCCACGGTGTAGAAGTTTTATCAACGATGGCAGCCACTGCCGACGGCACCTTGTATGGCACAGCCTACAAAGCCAGCTATGTGCTGCTGCGTACCGAAGATGCCGCCACCGAAAAACCAATTGAAGAAGCCAACTGGCTTATCGGTGCCGAATACGCTGACAGCGCCGGAGTTGACATTATTAATTCGTCGCTGGGTTATTTCAGCTTTGATCCCCCCTACCCGAGTCATATCTATACCGACCTGACGGGCACCAAAACCCTCATCAGCCGGGCAGCCCAGTGGGCAGCCGAAGCGGGGATTGTTGTTGTCAATTCAGCCGGGAACGAAGGAAACAACGCCTGGCGGTACATCATTGCTCCCGCCGATGCTCCGGACGTACTGGCTATCGGTGGCGTTACGTCCGCTGGCACACAGGCGTCATTCAGCTCAATCGGTCCGTCGGCCGACGGTCGTGTTAAACCGGACCTGGCCGCGCTTGGCTCCAGTGTCGTCGTTGGCTTGCCCGATGGCCGGATTTCCTACGGAAGTGGCACTTCGTTCGCGTCGCCTTTGGTGGCCGGGCTGGTCGCTGGCTTCTGGCAGGCCCACCCCCGACTAACGGCGGTTCAGGTACGCGAGGCACTTCGCCGGTCGGGAAGTCAGTACGCTACTCCGGATAATCGGCTGGGCTACGGGATTCCCAATTTTGAGCGGGCAAGTGTGTTGAGCGACGCCCTGACGCCCCTGGTGCTGTACCCGAATCCTTTCAGTAATGCCATTCCATTGTCGGTACAGTGGGACAAACTGGGCAATACAACTCTCGACGCAATGCTGACCGATCTGACAGGCCGGGTGCTTTGGCGAAATCAATATCCGGTAAACGGCATAGCAACGTTCGTTCTACCCAACCTTAATCTGGCAGCGGGTGTTTATCTGATGCAATTAATCGCCGGTGATCAGCGCCGGACGGTGAAAGTTGTGAAGCAGTAA
- the pheA gene encoding prephenate dehydratase: MTLESLRTDIDALDDQLLMLLNQRMDLVRQVGELKRSTNTVIYRPEREKQILDRLSAQNKGLLNQSAIEAIFLEIFAVSRNLELPERVAFLGPEGSFTHQAAESRFGAMSTYTALPTIRSVFESVETGRARFGVVPIENNQEGVVSEAIDLLLEKNLCIVAEAHIPVHFTFATQAENLADITHIYSKDIAFRQCSRFLNDSFDGLKAELVPVESTSKAAKLAAQQPYAAAVCSNIAAKLFDVPVLFDNIEDSNLNRTRFLILAKDFQNQPSGHDKTTLIARLPNTESPGVLAEFLQEFNARGINLTKIESRPLRDGATFRYWFLLECEGHASEPALQEILNHHAAEVKLLGSYVRVA, translated from the coding sequence ATGACGCTTGAATCTCTCCGTACGGACATCGATGCCCTTGACGACCAATTACTGATGCTGCTTAACCAGCGCATGGACCTGGTCCGTCAGGTAGGCGAACTCAAACGCTCGACGAACACGGTCATCTACCGGCCCGAGCGCGAAAAACAAATTCTGGATCGGCTTTCTGCTCAGAACAAAGGCCTGCTGAATCAATCAGCCATCGAGGCTATCTTTCTCGAAATCTTTGCCGTATCGCGCAACCTGGAATTGCCCGAGCGAGTGGCGTTTCTGGGACCCGAAGGCAGCTTTACGCACCAGGCCGCTGAAAGCCGGTTTGGGGCTATGAGTACCTACACGGCGCTGCCCACGATCCGGTCGGTGTTTGAAAGCGTCGAAACGGGCCGGGCGCGCTTCGGTGTGGTTCCTATCGAAAACAACCAGGAAGGGGTAGTGAGCGAAGCAATTGACCTGCTGCTGGAAAAGAATCTTTGCATTGTTGCCGAAGCGCATATTCCGGTTCATTTTACGTTTGCCACGCAGGCCGAAAACCTGGCCGATATCACGCATATCTATTCCAAAGACATTGCGTTCCGGCAGTGCAGCCGTTTCCTGAACGACTCGTTTGATGGATTAAAAGCTGAGTTGGTACCCGTGGAATCGACTTCGAAAGCGGCTAAGCTGGCAGCTCAGCAACCGTATGCTGCGGCCGTATGCTCCAACATTGCCGCCAAGCTATTCGACGTACCGGTGCTGTTCGACAATATCGAAGACAGCAACCTGAACCGGACGCGCTTTTTGATTCTGGCTAAAGATTTCCAGAATCAGCCGAGCGGTCATGACAAAACGACGCTCATTGCCCGGCTGCCCAATACCGAGTCGCCGGGTGTACTGGCGGAGTTTCTGCAGGAGTTCAACGCCAGGGGAATCAACCTGACCAAGATTGAAAGCCGGCCCCTGCGCGATGGTGCTACGTTCCGCTACTGGTTCCTGCTCGAGTGCGAAGGCCACGCCAGCGAACCGGCTCTGCAGGAAATCCTGAACCACCATGCGGCCGAAGTGAAGCTGCTGGGGAGCTACGTCCGGGTGGCCTAA
- a CDS encoding O-acetyl-ADP-ribose deacetylase: protein MATIRVIQDDITKQTVDAIVNAANTSLLGGGGVDGAIHRAAGPELVMECRKLHGCKTGDAKITQGYRLPAKHVIHTVGPVWRNGLHDEPALLASCYRRSLELAIENNLTSIAFPNISTGVYGYPKDKAAEVAITAVRQFLDGQVTSVQAILFVCFDAENYQLYTDRL from the coding sequence ATGGCAACCATCCGGGTCATTCAGGACGATATTACCAAACAGACCGTCGACGCCATTGTGAACGCGGCTAATACCAGTCTGCTTGGCGGTGGTGGGGTCGACGGTGCCATTCACCGGGCGGCTGGCCCTGAACTGGTCATGGAATGCCGGAAACTGCACGGCTGCAAGACCGGCGATGCCAAGATCACGCAAGGGTACCGACTTCCCGCCAAACACGTTATTCACACAGTGGGCCCCGTCTGGCGAAACGGGCTACACGACGAACCGGCCCTGCTGGCCAGTTGCTACCGGCGCTCGCTGGAACTGGCTATTGAAAATAACCTCACCAGCATCGCCTTTCCAAACATCAGCACCGGCGTTTACGGCTACCCGAAAGACAAAGCCGCCGAGGTTGCCATAACGGCCGTACGGCAGTTTTTAGACGGACAGGTCACCTCCGTTCAGGCGATTCTATTCGTCTGTTTCGACGCCGAGAATTACCAGTTGTACACTGACCGTTTATAA
- a CDS encoding sulfite oxidase-like oxidoreductase — MEANEKQDRIVEARMKLKRRFEEKIAQTPSMTDAKPRGSGPTNRHGMPAVPIGQTVTTKWPVLDLGYQPAIPLDKWQLNIDGEVNHPLRLKWEDLMALPQVEDTSDFHCVTTWSRLDVPWVGVRFMDVAALVDPKGSATHVMCYGYDGYATNISLEEALKPDVLLVHTADGQPLTREHGGPLRMITPQLYAWKGSKWIKRIEFMNANRLGFWEERGYSDTAYPWRNDRYS; from the coding sequence ATGGAAGCCAACGAAAAGCAAGATAGAATCGTCGAGGCCCGGATGAAACTCAAACGCCGGTTTGAGGAGAAAATAGCCCAGACGCCGTCCATGACCGACGCAAAACCGCGCGGATCAGGCCCCACAAATCGCCATGGTATGCCTGCCGTTCCCATTGGCCAGACGGTTACGACCAAATGGCCGGTGCTGGACCTCGGTTACCAGCCCGCTATTCCGCTGGATAAATGGCAGCTGAACATTGACGGGGAGGTCAACCACCCGCTTCGGTTGAAATGGGAAGACCTGATGGCCTTGCCACAGGTCGAAGATACCAGCGATTTCCACTGCGTAACAACCTGGTCGCGGCTGGATGTCCCCTGGGTGGGGGTGCGCTTCATGGACGTAGCGGCCCTGGTTGATCCGAAAGGCTCAGCGACGCACGTCATGTGCTATGGCTACGACGGCTACGCCACTAACATCTCGTTAGAGGAAGCCCTCAAACCAGACGTATTGCTCGTGCACACTGCGGACGGTCAGCCCCTAACCCGCGAGCATGGTGGCCCACTCCGTATGATTACACCCCAACTCTACGCCTGGAAAGGCTCGAAATGGATTAAACGCATCGAGTTCATGAATGCCAACCGACTTGGCTTCTGGGAAGAACGCGGCTACTCCGACACGGCCTACCCCTGGCGGAATGATCGGTATTCTTGA